A segment of the Deltaproteobacteria bacterium genome:
CGCGCGACCGGACGTCCTCCTGATCCAGGATTCACTCATGAGCTTCGAGGTCTCTTTCCCAAAACCCGGCGTCTACCAGGGGCGGAAGGAATCCCAAAAAAACGGCCGCGTCATGGCGATTCCGTTCGTGACGCGCAATACCGAACTATGACAAGCTGCATCATCTCCCCCACACAAACAGACAAGGAGCGTTGGTGACGGGTGAACAGATTATTTTAATTGTCGATGACGATTCCGCGACACGCATCAGCCTCGAACAGGCCTTGACCCGGGCGGGTCACGCCGTGGCAACGGCCTGCGACGGCGAGGAAGCCTTGCTCAAGCTGGAAGGAATGGATGCCGACGCGGTCATATCCGATATCAATATGCCAGGCATGACCGGGCACGAGTTGCTGTGGGAATGCACGCGGCGTTGGCCCGGCATGCCGGTCATACTCATGACGGGATCGGGCTCGGTGCCCGACGCCGTGAACGCCATCAAAAGCGGAGCAGCGGACTACATCCTCAAACCCTTGGATATCCAGGAACTTCTGAACAAAATCGCCGCCATTCTGGTCCAATCGGAAACCATTTCCTGGACGACAACAGGCTCGTCCCTGCTGACAGAGGAGTTGTGGGGCGGGAAAAGCCCGGCCATGCAACGGCTCTACAAGCTCCTCGAACGTGTCGCCCCAACCGAGGCCACCACGCTGTTGCTCGGGGAAAGCGGCACGGGCAAGGAAAAAATCGCCGGTCTGCTCCACAAACTCAGCCACCGCGCGCGGGGCCCATTCGTGGTGGTTGACTGCGGATCGACACCGGCGACGTTGCTGGAAAGTGAACTTTTCGGACACATCAAGGGCTCCTTCACCAATGCGGTCAAGGACAAGAAAGGGCTCATCGCCGAAGCCCATGGGGGCACCCTGTTCCTCGACGAAATCGGGAACATCTCGCATGAAATGCAGCTCCGGTTACTGCGCTTTCTGCAAGAAAAAAAAGTACGACGCATCGGCGATGTCCAGGAAAAAGCCGTGGATTGCCGCGTTGTCGCCGCCACCAACGCGGATCTACCGGCCTTGGTCCGCGAGGGCCGATTTCGCGAAGACCTCTACTACCGCCTCAAGGTCATCACCATCCAGGTTCCGCCTCTGCGACACCGCAAGGAGGACCTTTCCATTTTGACGGAGGGATTTCTGCGACTTTTCGCAGGATCACGCCCACTACCCAGTCTCGACGAGAATGTTGCCAAGGCCATGCTCGAATACAGCTGGCCCGGAAACGTTCGCGAGCTGCGCAACATCCTGGAA
Coding sequences within it:
- a CDS encoding sigma-54-dependent Fis family transcriptional regulator encodes the protein MVTGEQIILIVDDDSATRISLEQALTRAGHAVATACDGEEALLKLEGMDADAVISDINMPGMTGHELLWECTRRWPGMPVILMTGSGSVPDAVNAIKSGAADYILKPLDIQELLNKIAAILVQSETISWTTTGSSLLTEELWGGKSPAMQRLYKLLERVAPTEATTLLLGESGTGKEKIAGLLHKLSHRARGPFVVVDCGSTPATLLESELFGHIKGSFTNAVKDKKGLIAEAHGGTLFLDEIGNISHEMQLRLLRFLQEKKVRRIGDVQEKAVDCRVVAATNADLPALVREGRFREDLYYRLKVITIQVPPLRHRKEDLSILTEGFLRLFAGSRPLPSLDENVAKAMLEYSWPGNVRELRNILEAACILCTSGTIRLEDMQFEASDPLPPLHDSDLSLEDSERQVLVSALLKANWVIKDAAELLGISRRTMHYKIKKFRINTTRREP